In Cyclopterus lumpus isolate fCycLum1 chromosome 5, fCycLum1.pri, whole genome shotgun sequence, the genomic stretch AAGCTGAGTATGTAACACTGCATTGCATCTCCCCAAATATCCATGGCTTACTAGCTGCATAGCaacacaacattcacacatccaGCACAGCAATAAAGTCagtttacaaatgcacacaaaaatatGTATGAACAGTGTCCTGTCCTGTTTCATTGAACTGAAATACATCTTGATGCGGTATTCACATATGTACCATAAtccttttttaaacttaatGTTAGAAAAATAATGGTCTCTTGAACAATGTCAGACATTTGTCAGCACGCAAATCAGTGTGATAGAAGGAGGTTCACCAGTAGAGTTCAATGATAAAACCTCACATTTGGTGATTTGAGTCTATCATTTttacaaataacacatttgtgcTCATGCTTTTTCAGAATGGCAGAGTATCCATGAAGATTTTTTCCACTATTGGTGGAGGAGGGACCAGGTCCTCTAGTTTCAGGTAGAAGATGCGCTGTAGGCCCTGTGTGCACAGAGTCCTCAGTTCGGGGAGTTTGCCAAGAAGACGAGAAAGATAGTTGGGCTGGGTCCAACTCGCTTCTGAGCCGTTTCCGCTCATATGTTCCCTTAAACATGTGATGAGATGAGTCTGAAAGTCCTCGACCCGTTTGGGCTCTTTGAGGCCATGGCGATCTAgatgcaaaaaatatatttatgagaaacacataatataaatatacacatcaAATACCGAGAGATTCACTGTAATGAGAAGTAAAACAGAGGCTCTCACCAGTGATAATAACTAACGCTGCAAGACAGGCAAACAAGGAGACATCTAAGTTCATGCGGTGAAGGCTCTGGGAGAAATCCATAATGGAGTCAATCCAGTCACCAAAACTGCGAACACACTGCAGTCGGTGGAGGACCAAACCGTTACAGAAGATCAGCTTGTCCTTCTCTGGATTTGACCTATTGGGTTTCAAACCAATAGTACAATCAGCATTAGTCTTCTGAAATATTAGTTAagatgatatttttttttactgtaaaagaAGCAGACCTGTATGCTAGTCGCAGAATGAAGAGTTCAACAAAAGCTGATTCAAGGAGCAGCTCCTGGTCCTCTGTGCAGAAATCTGTAAATCCTGGGATGGTTTCAGCCCAGTTTCTTATTACATCCAAAGCACCTGTCAGCAAGTCATAAAACTGCTGGATATCACCggcttcctccttttctttcaggTTGACCACGGTCTCCTGGTactgaggaaaaagagaggggtTGGGTCAATGCTACTGAAGAGAACTGTAAATACCATGAATGAAATGTTTACTGTCCACATGTTCATTCTACCTCCTGTGTTGAGTTAATTGTTGAGGATCTGATTGTACAGATGAGCTCTGAATTGCTGCAAGTTTCGAGATTTACCTTGGAGTAGTCGAGCTTTCCAATGGTTGGGTTTGAGTCTAGATGAGCCCTGACAAGAGAGGCTACAATGTTGACACTGGGGGTTGTGGATGAAGCCTCGGCCACAGCCTTGGGTTTGGAGGGGAGACGACCCCGGCGACCTTTTAGGCCGTCTGTGCGAACAACTAAGACAGGGACAGAAAACAGGAGCACTTGAAGGACACGTTTGTGACGCTCATATGGTCATTGCTTCTAcctgcaatttaaaaaaacaactgatgtATCCGTTTTTCCTTTTCTGCAGCTGGCTCTCAGGCTCTGcttacatactgtatgtttgtcATTCCTAGCTTTAGTTTCACAAGACTGTCATTGCAAACCCCAGTTTATCATACATTAGTCACTGAAAGTGAGTCTGACATTGCATTACCTTCTTTTACCATTCCCACAACAAGACATTTCTGGAAACGACAAAACTGGCAgcggtttctcctcctcttgtccacAGGACAGTCTTTATTGGCGAGGCAcacatattttgcatttttctgTACAGTTCGCTGTCaaacaaggaaaaaaacattactatgggcaaacataaaataaatctgCATACGGTCTAATGTAGGCTTCAATCAGTAGTGTAGTCCGACCAATGGTGTATTTTTTAGCCTGATACCGATATACACATTTTGAGATCTCAAAAAGTCCAATAATAATACTTTACTCTAAAAAATTGGACTTGTGACCAAGATATTTACTTTGTGATACTTTTAAATTGGTCAATGCTGTCTGTTGGACAAACGGTATGGTGTCACTATTTCTAAACCATCTCAAACATAGCTTTGATGTTTTGTACTGTAATGGCTCATTACTTATACCAATATATGCAATATGCTATTATCAGCCAATTTCAATCAGACTCTAGTCTGACTCACCAGGATGTAGACTGTAGGTGTAAGTCTGCCATTGGCCATGGATCTGATGCTGCATTCTCCTAAACTTCATTTATCTGTGATATCTATTTTGCAACTGCACCGTCGCTGTATCCTGTGCTTAATGTTGTTTGGTTTGAGGAAATACAGACAAGCTAGAGCGTTTTTTCCCCGATGCCAGAAAGGTAATGTGTGGAGCCAGACCTTTATTTAGCGCTGACACAGCGGTGTGGAGATAGGTCTGGCTATGTAAGACTAATCAGGCTCTACTCAGTAGAATACACCTACTGTTCAGCTATTTACCTTGAAGAAACCTTTGCAGCCCTCACAGGTGCGGACTCCATAGTGCTGACAGGATGCATTGTCACCACAAACTGCACAGCGGCCCTCACTGGATCCTGAGTTGTGGGTTTTAGGAGACGTCATGGCCTCCTCCACTATCCTGGGGCTTTCGAGGGGTCCATGCTCCAGGGACATGGGTGGACAATGATGTggagagacatgctgctgagtAGGCAGGAAGaaatgttcatcatgtcctggCTGAGCGTCCTGATGCTGCCCTAGGGGAGAATGCTGCTCTGGTCCGGGGCTGCCAAAGGTGAAAAAGGAGAGCTGCTGGGCCATGGCACACTTATCTGCCATAGAGGATGGGGGGGCTGAGGGGTAGGGGCTGAAAGGGGAATCCCACACAGGTGCAGACTGGGCCTGAAAGCCTGATGTTGGAGGGGAAGCAGTGGCATAAACTGGGCTGCCATAGTAGTCAGAGCCACATGACGATAGTGTTTCATCAAGGCAGCTCAGCGCAAAGGAGCCTGGGTAACAGCCATACACCTGAAGATCATCCAGCTTGAAAGGTT encodes the following:
- the LOC117730957 gene encoding probable nuclear hormone receptor HR38 — its product is MPCVQTQYASLLHDNYFSSEFLNPDLSAKLVMDISGQNDQLSTSSLPSINTLVGNGYVGEFDAYSCKITTSPPTSTVSFSHAAVAESSCPQMQSQPFKLDDLQVYGCYPGSFALSCLDETLSSCGSDYYGSPVYATASPPTSGFQAQSAPVWDSPFSPYPSAPPSSMADKCAMAQQLSFFTFGSPGPEQHSPLGQHQDAQPGHDEHFFLPTQQHVSPHHCPPMSLEHGPLESPRIVEEAMTSPKTHNSGSSEGRCAVCGDNASCQHYGVRTCEGCKGFFKRTVQKNAKYVCLANKDCPVDKRRRNRCQFCRFQKCLVVGMVKEVVRTDGLKGRRGRLPSKPKAVAEASSTTPSVNIVASLVRAHLDSNPTIGKLDYSKYQETVVNLKEKEEAGDIQQFYDLLTGALDVIRNWAETIPGFTDFCTEDQELLLESAFVELFILRLAYRSNPEKDKLIFCNGLVLHRLQCVRSFGDWIDSIMDFSQSLHRMNLDVSLFACLAALVIITDRHGLKEPKRVEDFQTHLITCLREHMSGNGSEASWTQPNYLSRLLGKLPELRTLCTQGLQRIFYLKLEDLVPPPPIVEKIFMDTLPF